From a single Chitinophaga sp. Cy-1792 genomic region:
- a CDS encoding DUF6728 family protein, which yields MKSIWKQILRYFYIGKKDPNAPKTRYVAMMHGMNRISIILFFIAIIIVIYRLIRRH from the coding sequence ATGAAAAGTATCTGGAAACAAATTTTACGTTACTTCTATATAGGAAAAAAGGACCCTAACGCGCCTAAAACCCGCTATGTGGCGATGATGCACGGCATGAACCGGATCAGTATCATCCTGTTTTTCATAGCGATTATTATAGTGATATATCGTTTAATCAGAAGACATTAA